The following proteins come from a genomic window of Streptomyces sp. NBC_01716:
- a CDS encoding helix-turn-helix domain-containing protein produces MTAPRRGTRGIVDASGLFARVDFRRRQPAPELRGYVESYWLIDWDLSEPYASHVVPHPSVNVVFQRFGAAPPWGEVAGIGLELFTQKLAADGRVCGVKFRPGGFRPFAPAWPVSRWSGRRVPVAEVLPATDADVAAVLDPPEEDARVAALDTYLLGLGARPDPQADEAMRVVRLVGEDRTIRRAAELASAAGLSVRSLQRLFATYVGVGPKWVILRHRIHDALERAEAAGELDWAALAAELGYSDQAHLVRDFTATVGVPPTAYARGVQ; encoded by the coding sequence ATGACAGCTCCACGGCGCGGCACACGAGGCATCGTCGATGCCTCCGGGCTCTTCGCACGGGTCGATTTCCGCCGCCGTCAGCCGGCGCCTGAGCTGCGCGGGTACGTGGAGTCGTACTGGCTGATCGACTGGGACCTGTCGGAGCCGTACGCCTCCCACGTCGTCCCGCACCCCTCGGTGAACGTGGTCTTCCAGCGGTTCGGCGCGGCGCCGCCCTGGGGTGAGGTCGCGGGTATCGGCCTCGAACTGTTCACACAGAAGCTGGCGGCGGACGGGCGGGTGTGCGGGGTGAAGTTCCGCCCCGGCGGCTTCCGGCCCTTCGCGCCCGCGTGGCCGGTGTCCCGGTGGTCGGGGCGGCGGGTGCCCGTCGCCGAGGTGCTGCCCGCGACGGACGCGGACGTCGCCGCGGTCCTGGATCCTCCTGAGGAGGACGCGCGGGTCGCGGCGCTCGACACGTATCTGCTGGGGCTGGGCGCCCGGCCGGACCCGCAGGCCGACGAGGCGATGCGAGTGGTCCGCCTGGTCGGTGAGGACCGCACGATTCGGCGGGCGGCGGAACTGGCGTCGGCGGCCGGTCTGTCGGTGCGCTCGTTGCAGCGGCTGTTCGCCACGTACGTGGGGGTCGGACCGAAGTGGGTCATCCTCCGCCACCGTATCCACGACGCGCTGGAGCGCGCCGAGGCGGCCGGGGAGCTCGACTGGGCGGCGCTGGCCGCCGAGTTGGGCTACAGCGACCAGGCGCATCTGGTGCGGGACTTCACGGCGACGGTGGGGGTGCCGCCGACGGCGTATGCGCGCGGGGTTCAGTAG
- a CDS encoding YnfA family protein — MLVARSVALFAVAALFEIGGAWLVWQGVREHKGWIWIGAGVIALGLYGFVATLQPDGEFGRILAAYGGVFVAGSIAWGVVADGYRPDRYDIIGALICLAGMAVLIYAPRDH; from the coding sequence ATGCTCGTGGCCCGCTCCGTCGCCCTCTTCGCCGTCGCCGCCCTCTTCGAGATCGGCGGTGCCTGGCTCGTCTGGCAGGGCGTACGCGAGCACAAGGGCTGGATCTGGATCGGCGCCGGAGTCATCGCGCTCGGCCTGTACGGCTTCGTCGCCACCCTCCAGCCGGACGGCGAGTTCGGCCGCATCCTCGCGGCGTACGGCGGCGTCTTCGTCGCCGGCTCGATCGCGTGGGGCGTGGTCGCCGACGGCTACCGCCCCGACCGATACGACATCATCGGCGCGCTGATCTGTCTCGCCGGCATGGCCGT
- a CDS encoding Mut7-C RNAse domain-containing protein, which produces MNGPEIHLTFASELHVFLPTGRRGGRTAVATDGSSTLGHVVESLGVPLTEAGQLLVDGRPVATSHIPSAGESVEVRAVVRPQRVPGAPLRFLLDVHLGTLARRMRLLGIDAAYESEDIGDPALATLSAKERRVMLSRDRGLLRRREIWAGAYIYSDRTEDQLRDVLERFAPVLAPWTRCTACNGRLGPADKDSVEGRLEEGTQRTYDVFAQCTECGKVYWRGAHHTRLAAIVEEAVREFGGAPA; this is translated from the coding sequence GTGAACGGACCGGAGATCCACCTCACCTTCGCCTCTGAGCTGCACGTCTTCCTCCCGACAGGGCGGCGCGGCGGGCGTACGGCCGTGGCCACGGACGGCTCGTCCACGCTCGGCCATGTCGTCGAATCCCTCGGCGTCCCGCTCACCGAGGCCGGTCAACTCCTGGTGGACGGACGCCCGGTGGCCACGTCGCACATCCCGTCGGCGGGCGAGTCGGTGGAGGTACGGGCGGTGGTCCGGCCGCAGCGCGTCCCGGGGGCGCCGCTGCGCTTCCTCCTCGACGTCCACCTCGGCACCCTCGCGCGCCGGATGCGGCTGCTGGGCATCGACGCGGCGTACGAGAGCGAGGACATCGGCGATCCGGCGCTGGCCACGCTCTCGGCGAAGGAGCGGCGCGTCATGCTCTCCCGCGACCGGGGGCTGCTGCGGCGCCGGGAGATCTGGGCGGGGGCGTACATCTACAGCGACCGCACGGAGGACCAGCTCCGGGACGTCCTGGAACGGTTCGCCCCGGTGCTCGCCCCCTGGACCCGCTGCACGGCCTGCAACGGCAGGCTGGGGCCCGCCGACAAGGACTCGGTCGAGGGCAGGCTGGAGGAGGGCACACAGCGTACGTACGACGTCTTCGCGCAGTGCACGGAGTGCGGCAAAGTCTACTGGCGCGGCGCGCACCACACGCGTCTGGCGGCGATCGTCGAGGAGGCCGTACGCGAATTCGGGGGCGCGCCGGCGTAG
- a CDS encoding GNAT family N-acetyltransferase gives MEMKSPQVRLEPWAEEDLGLLRAANAPELMEHLGGPETEEQLLTRHWRYVTLSADRTGKGRMFRIVLLPDGEAVGNTGFWESTWQGQDVYETGWSVLGGFQGRGLAVAGTRAVVERARAEHKHRFLMAFPSVGNGASNAVCRKVGFELLGESDFEYPVGHTMRCNEWRLDLETD, from the coding sequence ATGGAGATGAAATCACCCCAGGTGCGGCTGGAGCCATGGGCCGAGGAGGATCTCGGGCTCCTGCGCGCCGCGAACGCGCCTGAGCTGATGGAGCATCTCGGCGGCCCCGAGACCGAGGAACAGCTGCTGACCAGGCACTGGAGGTATGTGACCCTGAGCGCCGACCGGACGGGCAAGGGGCGGATGTTCCGGATCGTCCTGCTGCCGGACGGGGAGGCGGTGGGGAACACCGGCTTCTGGGAGAGCACCTGGCAGGGACAGGACGTGTACGAGACGGGCTGGAGCGTGCTCGGAGGGTTCCAGGGGCGAGGGCTTGCGGTGGCCGGGACGAGGGCGGTGGTGGAGCGGGCGCGGGCGGAGCACAAGCACCGCTTTCTGATGGCGTTCCCGTCGGTGGGCAACGGAGCCTCGAACGCGGTGTGCCGCAAGGTGGGCTTCGAACTGCTCGGGGAGAGCGACTTCGAGTATCCGGTCGGCCACACGATGCGGTGCAACGAGTGGCGGCTCGACCTCGAAACGGACTGA
- a CDS encoding PucR family transcriptional regulator has product MAEQTTGRTTDQGPLQEYLTGYDRILSEVSVTGRRLTRDELDSRRSLGEQAAEAGHGLRALVSGHLTATRAAWPVSSASAASADSVLAAVEQAVDAFAEGYERAQRIAVRREEASRREFIDDLLHGRSDLGRLAERAGRFGLQLSHAHAVAVAVGEAAYAETDPVTRSIELALVSRFGDRRILLTTKDGRLICVAPADQSDVLTYFAKQAHAATDGGRVAIGRAHPGAGGVVQSYEEALNAHDLADRMGLDEPVLRADDLLVYPVLSRDREALTDLVRSALGPLKEARGGAGPLLDTLTAYFDAGCVAAEAARRLNLSVRALTYRLERIHKLTGSDPAEPFHRYTLQTAVIGARLLDWPPKDF; this is encoded by the coding sequence ATGGCGGAGCAGACGACAGGCCGGACCACGGACCAGGGGCCCCTCCAGGAGTACCTGACCGGCTACGACCGGATTCTCTCCGAGGTCTCGGTGACCGGGCGCCGCCTCACCCGCGACGAACTCGACTCGCGCCGCTCACTGGGCGAGCAGGCCGCCGAGGCCGGGCACGGCCTGCGGGCGCTCGTCAGCGGGCATCTGACCGCCACCCGCGCCGCCTGGCCCGTCTCGTCGGCGAGCGCGGCGTCCGCCGACAGCGTCCTCGCCGCCGTCGAGCAGGCTGTCGACGCGTTCGCCGAGGGGTACGAGCGGGCCCAGCGGATCGCCGTACGCCGGGAGGAGGCGTCCCGGCGCGAGTTCATCGACGACCTGCTGCACGGCCGCAGCGACCTGGGCAGGCTCGCCGAGCGGGCAGGACGGTTCGGGCTCCAGCTCTCCCACGCGCACGCGGTGGCCGTGGCCGTCGGGGAGGCCGCCTACGCGGAGACGGACCCCGTCACCCGCAGCATCGAACTCGCCCTCGTCTCCCGCTTCGGCGACCGCCGCATCCTGCTGACCACCAAGGACGGGCGGCTCATCTGTGTCGCGCCCGCCGACCAGAGCGACGTCCTCACGTACTTCGCGAAGCAGGCGCACGCGGCGACTGACGGCGGGCGGGTCGCCATCGGGCGCGCGCACCCGGGCGCGGGCGGGGTGGTGCAGTCGTACGAGGAGGCCCTCAACGCGCACGATCTGGCCGACCGTATGGGGCTGGACGAGCCGGTGCTCCGCGCGGACGATCTGCTGGTCTACCCCGTGCTGAGCAGGGACCGGGAGGCGCTGACCGATCTCGTACGCAGCGCGCTCGGCCCTCTTAAGGAGGCGCGCGGCGGCGCCGGACCGCTGCTGGACACGTTGACGGCGTACTTCGACGCGGGATGTGTGGCCGCGGAGGCGGCGCGGCGGCTGAATCTGAGCGTGCGGGCGCTGACGTACCGGCTGGAGCGCATACACAAGCTCACCGGGTCGGATCCGGCGGAGCCGTTCCACCGCTACACGCTCCAGACGGCGGTGATCGGCGCGCGGCTGCTGGACTGGCCGCCGAAGGACTTCTGA